From the genome of Acidobacteriota bacterium:
ACATGTTCGTCTGGGACAACGAGGATTTCCTCATCGTCGTTTCTTCTGGCAACGCCGGACCCACCCCCGAAACCCTGAACTACCTCAGCACCGCGAAGAATGTCATCGCCGTGGCGGCCACCACCAACGGCAGCACCGGCGCCAACTCCATCGCCTCGTTCTCCTCGAAGGGGCCGGCGGCCGACGGCCGCTACAAGCCGGACCTCGCCCTGCCGGGCGACTACATCGTCTCGGCCCGCGGCGAAACCACCGCCAACAACTGCACCACGATCGCCATGAGCGGCACCAGCATGGCGGCGCCCACCGTCGCCGGCTTCAGCGCCTTGGCGCGCCAGTACTTCACCGAGGGGTGGTACCCGTCGGGCGTCAAGACGCCGGCGGATGCCTTCACCCCGTCGGCGGCGCTGCTCAAGGCGGTGCTGATCAACTCCTGCGCCAACATGACCGGCGGCAACACCGGCCGGGTGGGCAAGGAGGACGCGCCGGCCGCCGGGCAGGGCTGGGGCCGGGTGCTTCTGGACAACGCCCTCTACTTCAACGCCAAGGCGGACGCCCGCCAGCTCCTGGTGTGGGATGTGGCCAACGCCAGCGGGCTGACCACCGGCGGCGTCCGGGAATATCCCGTCCAGGTCGCGGCGGGCCAGCCGCTGAAGGTCACCCTGGTCTGGACCGACCCGCCGGGCTCGGAGAGCGCCGCCATCACCCTGGTCAACAACCTCGACCTCGAGGTGGTCGGTCCGGGCGGCGTCCGGTACGCCGGCAACCAGTGGAACGCGGAGCTGACCGGCGACTTGAAGGAATCGAAGGCCAATCCCACCGGCACCGACGCGCTCAACAACGTCGAAGGTGTTCTGGTCAAAGCGCCGGCCGCCGGCGCCTACACCATTCGGGTCTTCGGCACCAATGTTCCCGGTTTCGCCGGCGCGGGTTTCCAGGGCTTCGGCCTCGTGGTCACGGGCGGCGTGACGCTGGGCGATACGGGGGTGATCAACATCCAGTCCATCGAGGTGGATGATGCGGCCGGCAACAACGACGGCGTCATCGATCCGGGCGAGACCGTCAACCTGAACATCACGCTGGAAAACACAGGCGGCGCGGCGGTCAACTCCACGAATGCGACGCTCGCCACCGCCACCGCCGGCATCACCGTGAGCACGTCCGGCGGCACCTACGGCACCATCGACGCCGGCGGCAGCCAGCTCAACGCGGCGCCGTTCGTGTTCCAGGTGGACGGCTCCGTGGCCCCCAGCACGGTGATCGACTTCGTCCTGACCATCAACGGCAGCGCCGGCTCCTTCGCCCGGCCCTTCCAGCTTCGGGTGCTGCCGAGTTCCCCGCCGGAGCTGACCAACCTGGTTATCGCCGAGAAGGGGCTGTACGACGCGGGTTACCCGACCTTCGTGGATTTCATCATGCAGTTCGACTACGCCGATCCGGACGCCGACCTGCAGTGGTTCTATTTCCTGTTTCGGGTCAACGGCGAGGAAGTCACCGCCCTGCCGTATCCGGTCAATGCTTCCAGCCTGACCGGCCCCGGCGGACAGGCCATCCTGGATCCGTTCAGCGTCTGGCAGATGGTGGCGACCAATGTGGGCGAAACGATCCAGGTATACGGTTACCTGGAGGATTCTCAGGGTAACCGGAGCCCGATCGTCGAATCCAACGTCGTGCCGGTCACCTTGGGGGTCACCCCCGCCACACCGAGCGGGCTCGATGACGACGACTCGATCTACATTCCCTTCGCCGGCGGGTTCACTTTCCCGTTCTACGGCAAGCTCTACACCGGCTGCTACATCAACTCCGACGGCAACATCACCTTCGAAGCCGGCTTCGAGTACCAGCAACGCGGCCCGCTCGCCTTCCTCAATAACATGCCCCGCATCGCCGGCCTCTTCACCGATCTGGCCAAGTCGGTCGGGGACAACAAGATCCTGGTGAACGCCCAGGCCGACCGGTTCGCGGTCACCTATGACCGGCTGGAACAGTGGGCGCAGACCGGGCCCACGGGCACCCACACCGTCACCATCATCCTGTTCCCGGACGGTGCGGTGGAGTTCGCCTGGGGCACCTGCACCATGACCCAGTCACAGACCGAGTACAGCGGCGGTCCGGAATGGAAAGGCGTCGTGGGCCTGTGCCCCGGCGCGATCCTGGACCACCCGTCCAGCGATTTTTCCGCGCTGACCGGACCGGTGCCCATCCCTGCCGGTCTGCCCATCTATCAGGCGTTTGCCAAAGCCGACGCCTTCGACCTGTCCAACACATCCATGCGCTTCGAACCGGCGGCGCCGTTCATCCCGGTGCAACGGGCGTATTTCCCGCGCCTGTCGTACGCGCCCGGCACGTGGACCGAGGGGTACGGGTTCGTGAACACCGGGGCGGCGGACGCCAACGTCCGGTTCACATCGTTCGACGCCGCCGGGAACATCGCCGAGGAGTCGGACTTCTGGAGCTGGCCGGCGGGCGACCAGGGCGCCTACCAGGTTGAAGGAATTCTGGGGCTGACCGAGGCCACCGACGGCTGGGTGCTGGCCGAGAGCGACCAGGACGGCCTGCTCGGCTTTTTCGTCACCCAGCACTTCACCGGCGGCGGCCTGACGGGCCTGGACGGCGCGGCGGTATGGGCGGACACCATGAGCTTCGGCTTCCTGCCCATGGTGCGGGCCACCGGCACGTTCTCCACCGAGCTGTTCATCGCGAACCCGACAACGGAGGCGATCACGGTGTTGCTGTTCGGTTATGACAACGTGACCACCTACGACGGCGGAGAACACGTCATCCCCGCGGGCGGCTTTGTCAAGCTGGACGCGGCGACCACCTTCGGCGCCGCGTTCGACGGCGTGGCCAGGATCACCTTGCCGGGGGCTGACAAGGCCGGCGCGGATCACACCACCGCCGGGGCCGGCTTCATCGGCAATGCGGTGATCCGGGACGGCGACGCCGCCATCAGTTCGCTGAACATCCGGCCGCTCGGACAATCCCGCCTGTATGCCCCCCATGTGGTGTTCATGCCCGACGTCTACTACACCGAATTGGTTTTGTGGAACTACCATGACACGGATGCCGTGGCCACCATCACCCCGCATCGCGCCGATGGAACCGTCATCGGTGCGCCCTTCCAGGTGACCGTACCGGCCCTGAAGTTCGTCCGGCTGCGCGACACGGAGTTGGGCCTGCCGTCGGGCGTGACCACCGAGGGATGGCTCCAGGTGGATTCCACTCTGGCGCTATCGAGCTGCCTGACCTTTGGCAACCCGGTGGACAACCACTACATGTCCACCCTGCCGCTGGAACGCGAGGGCAAAGACGACTTCTACTACGCCCAGGTCGCCAGCGGCGACGCCGGCGGCGTGAGCTTCTTCACCGGCATCGCCGTGGTGAACACGAACGCAGCCCCGGTGGACGTCACCATCAAGGTCTTCCTCAGTGACGGTACCCAGAACGGCAACACCGTGGTGCGCACTCTGGCTCCGGGCGAGAAGTATGTCCGGTTGCTGTCCCAGATCGAGGGGATCGGTACGCTCCAGGCCCAGACCAGCGGCTATATCCATGTGACCGCGACGGACGCCGTCTTCTCATTCGTCCTGTTCGGCAACGACGCGCTGGACTTCCTCTGCGCCGTCCCGGCCCAGTAAAGTACCTCGCGGCCTCCGGCCGCGTGTTCAATCGGCAATCCCCCCGGCCCGCTTCCGCGGGCCGGGGTTCTTTTTGGGGACGGTGGATGGGTGAATCGGTGAATGGGTACTTGCCGCACTTCGCGCCTGGTGCTGCCGGGTGAAACAACCAGCCGCTTTTCGTTGGTGCCGTTTTGGTCTATGCAAATGAAAAGCCGGACGGGAAGGCCCGTCCGGCTCATGAGGTTGGGAAGCGTAATTATTTCGGGACGTTGGCGATGAGCATCTGGTAGGAGTCGCCGGTCCAGTGGTCTACGAACGGGGGCGCCTTGGGCGGATTGTTCCCCTCGGCAGCCAGCACGGTCATCTTGAACACGCGGCAGATCTCCTTGGAGTTGTTCTGGATGCTGGCGATGTAGACGGGCAGACCCCACTGGATGGTCTGGCCCAGGATGTTCTTCTTCGTGCTCACCCAGTTGCCGGCGACACTGGCGGCGATGGCCTTCTCCTTGGGGTACACTTCGTTGAAATAGCGTATGGCTGCCGCCGTCAGTGTGCCCACACTGCCCGGTCCGGCAAAACTGCCGGAGTTGGGGGGGAACTTGGCCGTCTTGAGCTGCTCGGCCGCCGCCGCCTTGATGCCGGCGCGCGATTTTTCAATCGCCGCCAGCTGTTCGGTCACCGCGGCGTTGTTCGGGTCGAGCCGGTGGGCGGCCGCCAGCTGTTCGGCGTGCCGGGCCAGTTGGGATTCCGACTTCCGGGCGGTGTTGTTCAGTTCGAGCTGGACCTGCTTGAGAATCCCCGCGGCCTGGCTCACCGGTCCCTCGTTGACCATCTTCAGCATGCGCTCCAGATCCCGGTAGTCCTGGCCGGCCGAGCAGTCGGGCCGCTGGTTCTCCGGGTCCAGCCGGCTCTTGCGCGAATTCTCGGGGGTCAGCTCAAAGAGCTTGCGGTCGATGGTGTCGGTGTCGCGGCCGTACTTGGCGCCGAAGGCCTCGAGCCGCTTGCGGGCTTCGGGGACGTCCGCCCGGCGCAACTGTTCCAGCTTGGCCATGGTGTCGTTCAGGGTGTTCTCGTTGTACATGACCTCGCCGTTGTGGTTGAAGATCGCCTTGTACTTGGTTTCAAAGGTCTCAAAGTAATCGCAGAACGCCTGCCAGTCCGCCTTGACCTCCTCCTTGCTCAGGCCGCCGGAGACGGGTGCGCCCGAGGGAGACGCGGATGACCCGGACGTCGCGGTGGAGCCGCTGGTCGAAGAATCGCCGCCCGCGGCGGGCTTCACCATGGCGATCTGTTTTTTCCAGCCGCGGGATTTGTTTTCCCAGACTCCAATCTCGGCATACTCAGGGTCCATGGCCCGGACCTTCTCGATGAGGCTGTCGGCTTCCTTGAGCTTGGCCTCGATCTCCGGCAGGTTGTCCGGGAGTGACAGGTTGTCCAGGGCGCGGAACACGGCGTTGACTTGCCGCCCCAGGGCGCGCAACTCCGGGCTGATGGCGCCGAGGGCCACCCCCAGGGCGCACACGATCAAAATGAATGTGCCCCACTTTCTCAGCGGTTCATACATGATGGCCTCCTTGTGTTTCCAACGGTGGTGTGCCGGTCGGGTCGCATCCGAATCCGTTCGGTTAGAGTGCCGGTTACTCGGATTTTCGCAAAAATATTTGGTCGCCGTCAACGGGGCGGATGGAACCCGTCCGCCGAATCACGGGGTAAACTGGACCAGACGCGGGACAGGCCGCGTGTTCCGGGTGAGAAACGTCGAATCCCGGCCGGATTCTGCACGTATAAGGGAACGATTCAACCCGCGCAATGCTCTGAGTGCTTGTATTCGGAGGTGCAGCGTGTGGCTGTCGAGCCTGCTTCTGATAGCTACATGGATGGTGGCGGTGCCGGGGGAAACGGCCCCGGACACCGCGGCGGACCGCGCGGCCATCGAAGGGTGCGTGCGCGACTATATTGAAGGCTGGTACACGGGTGACGCGGCCCGCCTGGGCCGGGCGCTCCATCCGGAGCTGGCCAAACGGGGCGTGTTGCAAAGTCCGGGCGCAGGACGGCTGTTCCTGCAGCCCATCGGTAAGTCGGCCATGGTGGCGTACTCCGGCGCCGGCGCGGGCCGGCTGAAACCGGGCGAAGAGATGAAGCTGGCCATCGAGATCCTGTCGGTGGACCGCGTGGTCGCCAGCGTCCGGGTCGTTTCGCTCAAGTTCATCGACCACTGCCACCTGGCCAAGCTGGACGGGGAATGGAAGATCGTGAACGTGGTCTGGGAGCCGGCGGCTCCGCCGCCGCCTCCGCCACCCAAGTGACGCGGGCGCCGTTCGCCAGGGGATGGGCGGACGGTTCCCCATGGCTTCAGGGGGAAGACTCCTCTGCACCGGGGCGGCCGCACGGCCGCCCCGAATTTTTCCCGGCCGGCGCGCGGTCGCGGCGGGATGGGTGGAAACGTTCCCTGACGGGGTCCAGACCGACGCCAAGCTAGCGGCGATTTGACACAGGCCGCCGGATTGCCTAGAATCAGACCACGATGAATCCGGGCCTC
Proteins encoded in this window:
- a CDS encoding S8 family serine peptidase, whose protein sequence is MMRAQSAGSRLGFLLAVLLAGTAGVWAGQILTDRPILFPGTAQSIDDPQQFYTQAAARGELVLLKAAIFDPLQSGTPDLGAWVPDYLKGQPLDDKYYLVQFAGPIRPADRQALEAAGARIFDYVPNHALVVRLNGAQYDKVSRLAGVRWIGDYQSGFRVAPALAAELRTRFAGAADDTHRFSVDFFPGGDLAGMIESLVNRFVSDRRFNFAQSGRNTVVFEMSRDILPAFVEHVLSLNDVRWVERRELDRPLNDNSYWMGQSGDTAGKTTPIFDHGILGQGQVIAVADSGLDKDMCFFINTAGGAVLASQTVEPPNVLTVNNTQRKLIAYNILPGSEDGDHAAHGYHGTHTSGSATGDDYHTPAAPAAAGHDTGDGMAPLAKLVIQDGGRSDSPYLYFPWPFYDMWAQDRASGVHIASNSWGVENNLYTTACTYTDMFVWDNEDFLIVVSSGNAGPTPETLNYLSTAKNVIAVAATTNGSTGANSIASFSSKGPAADGRYKPDLALPGDYIVSARGETTANNCTTIAMSGTSMAAPTVAGFSALARQYFTEGWYPSGVKTPADAFTPSAALLKAVLINSCANMTGGNTGRVGKEDAPAAGQGWGRVLLDNALYFNAKADARQLLVWDVANASGLTTGGVREYPVQVAAGQPLKVTLVWTDPPGSESAAITLVNNLDLEVVGPGGVRYAGNQWNAELTGDLKESKANPTGTDALNNVEGVLVKAPAAGAYTIRVFGTNVPGFAGAGFQGFGLVVTGGVTLGDTGVINIQSIEVDDAAGNNDGVIDPGETVNLNITLENTGGAAVNSTNATLATATAGITVSTSGGTYGTIDAGGSQLNAAPFVFQVDGSVAPSTVIDFVLTINGSAGSFARPFQLRVLPSSPPELTNLVIAEKGLYDAGYPTFVDFIMQFDYADPDADLQWFYFLFRVNGEEVTALPYPVNASSLTGPGGQAILDPFSVWQMVATNVGETIQVYGYLEDSQGNRSPIVESNVVPVTLGVTPATPSGLDDDDSIYIPFAGGFTFPFYGKLYTGCYINSDGNITFEAGFEYQQRGPLAFLNNMPRIAGLFTDLAKSVGDNKILVNAQADRFAVTYDRLEQWAQTGPTGTHTVTIILFPDGAVEFAWGTCTMTQSQTEYSGGPEWKGVVGLCPGAILDHPSSDFSALTGPVPIPAGLPIYQAFAKADAFDLSNTSMRFEPAAPFIPVQRAYFPRLSYAPGTWTEGYGFVNTGAADANVRFTSFDAAGNIAEESDFWSWPAGDQGAYQVEGILGLTEATDGWVLAESDQDGLLGFFVTQHFTGGGLTGLDGAAVWADTMSFGFLPMVRATGTFSTELFIANPTTEAITVLLFGYDNVTTYDGGEHVIPAGGFVKLDAATTFGAAFDGVARITLPGADKAGADHTTAGAGFIGNAVIRDGDAAISSLNIRPLGQSRLYAPHVVFMPDVYYTELVLWNYHDTDAVATITPHRADGTVIGAPFQVTVPALKFVRLRDTELGLPSGVTTEGWLQVDSTLALSSCLTFGNPVDNHYMSTLPLEREGKDDFYYAQVASGDAGGVSFFTGIAVVNTNAAPVDVTIKVFLSDGTQNGNTVVRTLAPGEKYVRLLSQIEGIGTLQAQTSGYIHVTATDAVFSFVLFGNDALDFLCAVPAQ
- a CDS encoding nuclear transport factor 2 family protein gives rise to the protein MWLSSLLLIATWMVAVPGETAPDTAADRAAIEGCVRDYIEGWYTGDAARLGRALHPELAKRGVLQSPGAGRLFLQPIGKSAMVAYSGAGAGRLKPGEEMKLAIEILSVDRVVASVRVVSLKFIDHCHLAKLDGEWKIVNVVWEPAAPPPPPPPK